The following DNA comes from Pseudomonas triticicola.
TTGAGCGCCAGCAGGTTGGTCTGCTGCGAGATGCCTTTGATTACATCGAGAATGTGGCCAATGTTGTCGGTGCTCGCGTTCAGGGTTTCGATCTGCGTGCACGACAGGCTGATCTTCTGCGACAGCTCGGTCATCGCCTGAATGGTCTGCTCGACCACCTGACGACCATCATCGGCCTGCTCGGAAGCGCCACTGGCGTGCTGCGAAGCATCCGCCGCGTTGCGCGCGATCTCCTGAGTAGCGGCGCCCAGCTGATTGATCGCCGCCGCGACGCTGTTGGTGCGCGCACTTTGCTCGTCGGAACCGACGATCGAAGCGTTGGACGACGCCATCACCCGTTGCGACAGGTCATGTACTTGACGGGTCGCCGACGACACTTCGGAAATCGATGCGTGAATCCGTTCAACGAACTGGTTGAACGCGCTGCCCAGTTCACCGAACTCGTCTTTGCTCTCGACCACCAGACGCCGGGTCAGATCGCCCTCGCCCTGGGCGATGTCTTTCATCGCGCGGCCCATAGTGGTCAGCGGACGCATCAACACATTGATCAACAGGCTCAACAGCAACGCAATCGCCGCGACTGCGACAAACATGGCGATCAACGCCGAGGTGCGGAATTGGCTGAGTGCAGCGTAGGCCTTGGCGCGATCGATCGACAGACCGATGTACCACTGCGCGTTCGGCAGATCGCTGACCGGGGTGAACGAAAGAATGCGTTCCTGGCCGTTGAGCACCACGTTCTGGTTGCCCTTCTCGATGCGCACGCTGGTGTTCGGGTAGATGTCCTTGAGGTTTTTCATTACCTGATCTTTGTCCGGGCTGACGATCACCTGACCGTCGGCACTGACCAGAAACGCATGGCCGAGGCCACCGAAGTCCACCGAGTTGATGATCTTCACCAGGGTTTCCAGGCTCAGGTCACCACCGACCACACCGAGCAATTCACCGTCCTTTTTCACCGGCATGGCGATGGTCACCACCAAACCGCCGACTGCCGCCATATATGGCGGGGTCAGCATGGTTTTGTCGGCGGCCACGGCCTGCTTGTACCAAGGCCGCTGACGCGGATCGTAACCGTCCGGCATCTTCGCATCGGGGCGCTGGGTGAAGACACCGTTGGCCTGCCCGACGTAAGTGAACTGGAAGTTCGACGTGAAGGCCGGCTGATCGACAAGGCCCGGCAAGTCGGCATTCCTGCCTTGATGGGCTACGTTCTGCGCGAGGTTTTCCAGCACCAGAATGCGCCCGCTCATCCAGTTCTGCACGCTGCTGGCGGTGAGGTCACCGGCCTGTTGCACGGAGGACTGCAGGTTCTGGCGAATGGTGTTTCGCTGCAGATAATCGTTGTAGAGCGTGAACAAGGCGAACGCCAGGACCACGACGCCCGAAGCGGCCAGGAGGATTTTATGGCTGAACTTGAGATTCATTTCATGGGACTTCTTATGCCAAAAGTGGGGATGCGTTTCCGGATGCAACATTCCATGTACGGCGCAGGCAGCGTTCTTCTGGCCGCTCTACTTTGGTGCACGCATTTCTCACCAGTCTGTCGGCCAGCGGCGGAGAAATCTTAGGGGCGCGTGAGAAATGGGCGGGTTTTGAACAGGATTCCCGCCGAACGGCGTGCCAGAGCGGCTGCGAGGGAATTTTTCGCATCGACATGGGGGCAGCAGTTGCAAAATCTGTAACCCTTGATGACAATGCGACTAATTATCATTTGTGACGTTCGGGCTGGCGTGGTCATGTCTTCACCTGAGTTGGTCGTACAGGCGCTTTACGGTAGTCATCACGGCTGGCTCAACGCTTGGCTGCGCGCGCGGCTGGGCAACGCAGCGGATGCGGCGGATCTGGCTCAGGACACTTTCCTGCGCCTGCTGCAACGTACCGAACGCCTCGAACTGAAAGCGCCCCGAGCTTTCTTGCGAACCATCGCGCGCGGTCTGGTGATCGATCATTGGCGCCGCGAGGAAATCGAGCGGGCGTATCTGGAGACCATTGCTCACTTGCCTGAAGGCGAAGTACCTGATGCCGAATCGCGCGCGTTGGTGCTGGAACTGCTGGAAAGCATTGCGCGCATGCTCGAAGGACTGAAGCCGAAAGTGCGTCAGGCGTTTCTCCTGGCGCAGTGCGAAGGTTTGACTCACAAACAGATCGCCGAGCAGTTGGGCGTGTCGGTACGTTCAGTGGAACGCTACGTCGCCGATGCGCTGTATCACTGCTATGTGTTGCGGTATGAAAGCTGATGCCTGTGGATAACCTCTCACTCGCTCGCCGCGTCGAACCGCGCCAACAGGTGGTCAAGCAAGCAATTCACTGGCTGCTGCGGCTGCGCAACAACCACGGCAATTCGCGGCTGACTCGCCAATGCGAGCAGTGGCGCGCCGAGCATTACGAACATGAAATCGCCTGGCAGCGGGTGCAGTCGCTGCAAGCCGAATTGAGTTCCAGTCTGCGCGCCGTGCCGGGTGCGCAGGTCGCTTTCAACACCTTGGAAAACAGTGCGCAAGGACTGGGCCGTCGCCAGGCCTTGAAGTTGTTGTCCGGCGCGCTGCTGATGGGATCTGCCGCGTGGCTGGCCAAGGACAGCGCCGCCTGGCAGCAATGGAGCGCCGACTACGCGACAGCGACTGGCGAACGGCGCGGTTTCCAGTTGCCCGACGGCACGCGCATCGAACTAAACACCGCCAGCGCCGTAGACCTGGATTACACCGCGCAGCAGCGCCTGATCAAACTGACCCGTGGCGAGATCATCGTTACCTGCGGCGGCGCTGACGAAGACGCGGCGGCCGATCGACCGCTGCGCATACAGAATCGCCACGGCACTTATGCGCCGTTCGATGCGCGTTTCATTTTGCGTCAGGAAGAACAGTGCACGCGGCTCAGCGTTACCCGTGGCCGGGTGTTGGTTCGCGCTGGCAGTCATTCCCTCGAAGCACTCGCCGGGCAGAGTTTTCTGGTCGATCAAAGCGGTTTGCGCGCAGCGCCGACGCCGGATATGGATGCGGGCGCCTGGCTCGACGGTTTGATTGTCACGCGCAATATGCGGCTGGGTGACTTCCTCGCTGAAGTCGGCCGTTATCGCCCGGGTTATCTCCATTGTTCGGCGGATATCGCAGACCTGCGCCTTTCTGGGGTGTTCCGTCTGGAGGACACCGACAGGCTGCTGGCGGTCCTGCCGCAGACGCTGCCGGTGCAATTGCGTTATCGCACCCGCTGGTGGGTGACCCTGGAACGTGCGGTGTGATTATTTTTGGCGGGTTTTTCCAGGCAGTCCGGCTTAGTCAGTAAGCACTTCAAATCAGCCCTCGCGACTGCCTACGGAAATCCACAATGACTGTCCGCGCCACTTGTAAGAACCCTCTGAATTTCACTGCAGAATCGACACTACTGCGCCATGCGGTTCGGGCGGCACTGCTGACCACCGCGCTGGGCGTCAGCGTATTACCGAGCCTGAGTCTGGCCGCCAACACCGGCACCGAGATCAGCCACCGCTACAACATTGCTGCCGGGCCATTGGGCGAGGCGTTGAATCAGTTTGCCCGGCAGGCCGGTATCACCCTGGCGATGACGCCGCAACAGACCCAAGGTCAGCAATCTCCCGGCGTGCAGGGTGAATATTCGACCGACCAGGCCTTGAGCCATTTGCTCGGTGGCTCAGGGCTGGAAGCCGTCAGCCAGGACGGCAGCAGCTACATTCTGCGCCCGCTGGCTGAAAGCGAAGCGCTGGCCTTGCCGACCACCGACATCAAAGGCTTCGCCCTCGGCAACGCGCTGGGCAGCATGGCCGGCTACAACGCCACGCACAGCCAGATCGCCACCAAGACCAGTACCGCCCTGCTGGAGACCTCGCAAAGCGTATCGGTGGTGACGCGTGAGCAAATGGATGACCAAGGCTCGCAAACCGTCTCGCAAGCGATGCGCTACACCCCGGGTGTGCTGACCAACCCGTATGGCGCCACCCATCGTTACGACTACGTGGCGATGCGCGGTTTCAACGACGGCTCGGTGGACAACATCTACCTCGACGGCCTCAAGTCGATGGGCGACAGCGGCACCTACAGCACCATGCAGGTCGATCCGTATTTCCTTGAACGCGTGGATATTCTCAAAGGCCCGTCATCGGTGCTGTACGGCCGTAGCTCGCCCGGCGGTCTGGTCGCGCTGACCAGCAAAAAGCCGTTGTATGAGGCCTACCATCAGGTGCAGGCGACAGTGGGGACGCAAGGCCAGCGCGGGATTGGTTTTGACTTCAGCGGTCCGGTCGATGACGACAAGCGCATTGCCTATCGTCTGACCGGATTGAGCGATCAGTCCGACACGCAATTCGATCACAACAAGGAAAAACGCTTCGCCCTCGCGCCGACGTTGAGCATCGATTTCAGCGAAGACACCTCGCTGACCCTGCAGGCCTATCTGCAACACGATCCGGACGGTGGTTACCACGGCGGCGTTCCGGCGGACGGCACGATCCATCAGCGCAATGGCGAGCGCATCTCGCCGCGCTTCTTCGAGGGCGAGCCGGGGATCGACGGCTACTCTCGTGACCAGCAGTCGTTCGGCTATCAGTTCGAACATCGTTTCAACGATGTCTTCACCGCCCGGCAGAACTTCCGCTATCTCGATTCCAAAGTGAACATGGATCAGGTCTACGCCTATGGCTGGACCACCCCGACCAGCAATGAACTGAACCGCTATTACACCGGCGGTGATGAGCGCCTGCATGCGTTCATCGTCGACAACATGCTGCAGGCCGAATTCTTCACCGGCGCGACCAAGCACACAGTCCTGATGGGCGCGGATTATCAACGGCGCAAAACCGTGGTCGACTGGACCAGCGGTGGCCTCGCGCCAATCAATGCGTTCAATCCGGTATACGGCAACTCGGCGATCGAGATGTACGGCGAGACCAGCTATCTGCGTCGCCTCGAACAGACCGGTGTGTACCTGCAAGACCTGATCGAGATGGACAAGTGGCGCTTCTCGCTGGGCCTGCGTCAGGACTGGGTCGAGACATCCGATGAAAACCGTATCGCCGAAGCGGGGCGCCCGGTGGGTACAGAGATCAATGATCGGCGCACGAAACTCACTGGGCGTGCCGGCGCTTTATACCTGTTTGATAACGGTCTGGCGCCATACATCAGCTACTCCGAGTCGTTTAACCCGAACTCTTATGCCGACAGCGCCGGTAATCCACTCGCCCCTACCGATGGCACACAGTGGGAAGTCGGTTTGAAGTATCAGCCGCCGGGCACCGATAACCTGTTCACCGCCTCGCTGTTCCGCATCGACCAGGAAAACCTCGCGACCAAACTGCCGCAGGAAAACTTCTATCGCGCGGTCGGCGCCGTGCGCTCGCAAGGTCTGGAGCTGGAAGCGCATATGCAACTGACCGATAACTTGAAAGTGCTCGGCAGTTACACCTTCACTGATATCGAATATTCCAAATCGATGATCAGCACCTTGAGCACGCCGACCGATGCCATCGAGAACAAGGGCAACTCACCGACTCAGGCGCCGCGACACATGGCCTCGCTGTGGGCTGACTACAAGTTCGACAGCGCCGCACTTGATGGGCTGCGCCTGGGTGGTGGGGTGCGCTATGTCGGCTACAGCTGGGCCGATGCGGAGAACACGATGAAGGTGCCGTCTTACACGCTGTTCGACGCCTCGATTGGTTATGACTTGGGCAAGGTCGGCTTGAAAGGTGTGGATGTACGGCTCAACGCGAACAACCTGACTAACGAATCCTATGTCGCGTCCTGCGCCAGTCTGAATTTCTGCTACATGGGCGAAGAACGTAACGTAGCGGCGACCGTCAGCTACCAGTTCTAAAACTTTGTCCTGTGCATAAAAAAGCCAGCCCCTGATATCAGGGGCTGGCTTTGTCATTTCTTCGGGGTGTCTACCATGCGTGCGTTTCTGGTTTTGTTGCATCGATATATTGGCTTGGTTACTGCGGTGTTTTTATTGTTGGCCGGCCTGACCGGCAGTGTGCTGGCGTTTAATCACGAATTGGATGAGTGGCTGAATCCGCAGTTCTACGAGGCGACGTCAATGGGTGAGCGCTTGTCGCCGGGCGCGTTGGTAGATGCAGTGCAGACTGCACATCCGAAACTGCAAGTCTGGTACATGGAGTATCCCCATGAGACGGGGCATACGGCGCTACTGGCGGCCGTTCCGCGTAAGGATCCGGCGACGGGCCAGCCGTTTGATGAGCGCAATCAGGTGTTCTATCTGGACCCGGTCAGCGCGGAGCAAAAAGGCGCGCGCTACTGGGGTGAATGCTGTTTTCAGCGAGAGAACTTCATCCCGTTCATTCTGGAGTTTCATTACAACCTGACATTGCCCGGTAACTGGGGATTGCTGTTGATGGGTGGGGTGGCGATCGCTTGGGTGATCGACTGTTTTGTCGCATTGTGGCTGACCTTGCCGCGCGGCAAGCCATTCTGGAAGAAGTGGGCGACTGCGTGGAAGGTCAAAGGCGGGCATGCCTACCGCTTGAACTTCGATCTGCATCGCGCCGGAGGATTGTGGTTGTGGCTGCTGCTGTTACCGATCGCCGTCAGCAGCGTGGCGATGAACTTGCCGAGCCAGGTGTTCAAGCCTGCAGTTTCGTTGTTTTCGCCCATCGAGCCGAGCGTTTATGAAGCCAGAGGACGAATGCCCGCCAATCAACTGGGGACGACACAGCTAAGTTATCAACAGGCGTACGAAAGGGCATTGCAGGAAGGGAAACGATTAGGACTGACGGCGGCAATCGGCGAGTTGTATTACAGCTTTGAGTACAACTTCTACGGCGCAGGATTTGGACAGCACGATACGGACGCACATGGAAAATCCTGGTTGTTCTTTCACGGTACCGATGGCCGATTTTTGGGACAGGAGATCGCAGGACAGGGCACGCTTGGAGAGCAGTTCTATCGACTCCAGTTGCCGATACATGGGGGACGGATCATCGGGGTGACAGGGCAGGTAATGATCGCGGTACTGGGTGTGTTGATTGCGGGGTTATCAGGGACGGGAGTTTATATCTGGTGGTGCAAGTGGCAGGCAAGACGCAGCAGCAAGAGTCGCAGAACGGCCTGATCTTTCGTACACGCTTAAATGACAAAACCCCTGTCTGCGTTAGCAGACAGGGGTTTCGGAATTCAATCTTGACGATGACCTACTCTCACATGGGGAAACCCCACACTACCATCGGCGATACATCGTTTCACTTCTGAGTTCGGGATGGGATCAGGTGGTTCCAATGTTCTATGGTCGTCAAGAAATTCTTTATCTGGCCCGTCAACACGGTAACAAGCCAGCAAAAACAGGAACTTCTACTAAAACAAAACCCCAACTGCTTTCGCAATTGGGGTTTCGGAATTTAATCTTGACGATGACCTACTCTCACATGGGGAAACCCCACACTACCATCGGCGATGCATCGTTTCACTGCTGAGTTCGGGATGGGATCAGGTGGTTCCAACGCTCTATGGTCGTCAAGAAATTCGGGTACTGACTCGTGACCGGATGGCCTCGCTTCAGCAAATTGGGTATGTGATAGCTTTCGGTGTTTGTGCGCTTCGAACTTTCGGTTCGTTTCGTCTTCACACACCGCAATCTGGCTTTTAAGCGCAAATTGCTTGGGTGTTATATGGTCAAGCCTCACGGGCAATTAGTATTGGTTAGCTCAACGCCTCACAGCGCTTACACACCCAACCTATCAACGTCGTAGTCTTCGACGGCCCTTCAGGGAACTCAAGGTTCCAGTGAGATCTCATCTTGAGGCAAGTTTCCCGCTTAGATGCTTTCAGCGGTTATCTTTCCCGAACATAGCTACCCGGCAATGCCACTGGCGTGACAACCGGAACACCAGAGGTTCGTCCACTCCGGTCCTCTCGTACTAGGAGCAGCCCCTCTCAAATCTCAAACGTCCACGGCAGATAGGGACCGAACTGTCTCACGACGTTCTAAACCCAGCTCGCGTACCACTTTAAATGGCGAACAGCCATACCCTTGGGACCGGCTTCAGCCCCAGGATGTGATGAGCCGACATCGAGGTGCCAAACACCGCCGTCGATATGAACTCTTGGGCGGTATCAGCCTGTTATCCCCGGAGTACCTTTTATCCGTTGAGCGATGGCCCTTCCATACAGAACCACCGGATCACTAAGACCTACTTTCGTACCTGCTCGACGTGTCTGTCTCGCAGTCAAGCGCGCTTTTGCCTTTATACTCTACGACCGATTTCCGACCGGTCTGAGCGCACCTTCGTACTCCTCCGTTACTCTTTAGGAGGAGACCGCCCCAGTCAAACTACCCACCATACACTGTCCTCGATCCGGATAACGGACCTGAGTTAGAACCTCAAAGTTGCCAGGGTGGTATTTCAAGGATGGCTCCACGCGAACTGGCGTCCACGCTTCAAAGCCTCCCACCTATCCTACACAAGCAAATTCAAAGTCCAGTGCAAAGCTATAGTAAAGGTTCACGGGGTCTTTCCGTCTAGCCGCGGATACACTGCATCTTCACAGCGATTTCAATTTCACTGAGTCTCGGGTGGAGACAGCGCCGCCATCGTTACGCCATTCGTGCAGGTCGGAACTTACCCGACAAGGAATTTCGCTACCTTAGGACCGTTATAGTTACGGCCGCCGTTTACCGGGGCTTCGATCAAGAGCTTCGCGTTAGCTAACCCCATCAATTAACCTTCCGGCACCGGGCAGGCGTCACACCCTATACGTCCACTTTCGTGTTTGCAGAGTGCTGTGTTTTTAATAAACAGTCGCAGCGGCCTGGTATCTTCGACCGGCATGAGCTTACGGAGCAAGTCCTTCACCCTCACCGGCGCACCTTCTCCCGAAGTTACGGTGCCATTTTGCCTAGTTCCTTCACCCGAGTTCTCTCAAGCGCCTTGGTATTCTCTACCCAACCACCTGTGTCGGTTTGGGGTACGGTTCCTGGTTACCTGAAGCTTAGAAGCTTTTCTTGGAAGCATGGCATCAACCACTTCGTCACCCAAAGGGTAACTCGTCATCAGCTCTCGGCCTTAAGATCCCGGATTTACCTAAGATCTCAGCCTACCACCTTAAACTTGGACAACCAACGCCAAGCTGGCCTAGCCTTCTCCGTCCCTCCATCGCAATAACCAGAAGTACAGGAATATTAACCTGTTTTCCATCGACTACGCTTTTCAGCCTCGCCTTAGGGACCGACTAACCCTGCGTCGATTAACGTTGCGCAGGAAACCTTGGTCTTTCGGCGTGGGTGTTTTTCACACCCATTGTCGTTACTCATGTCAGCATTCGCACTTCTGATACCTCCAGCAAGCTTCTCAACTCACCTTCACAGGCTTACAGAACGCTCCTCTACCGCATCACCCGAAGGTGATACCCGTAGCTTCGGTGTATGGTTTGAGCCCCGTTACATCTTCCGCGCAGGCCGACTCGACTAGTGAGCTATTACGCTTTCTTTAAAGGGTGGCTGCTTCTAAGCCAACCTCCTAGCTGTCTAAGCCTTCCCACATCGTTTCCCACTTAACCATAACTTTGGGACCTTAGCTGACGGTCTGGGTTGTTTCCCTTTTCACGACGGACGTTAGCACCCGCCGTGTGTCTCCCATGCTCGGCACTTGTAGGTATTCGGAGTTTGCATCGGTTTGGTAAGTCGGGATGACCCCCTAGCCGAAACAGTGCTCTACCCCCTACAGTGATACATGAGGCGCTACCTAAATAGCTTTCGAGGAGAACCAGCTATCTCCGAGCTTGATTAGCCTTTCACTCCGATCCACAGGTCATCCGCTAACTTTTCAACGGTAGTCGGTTCGGTCCTCCAGTCAGTGTTACCTAACCTTCAACCTGCCCATGGATAGATCGCCCGGTTTCGGGTCTATTCCCAGCGACTAGACGCCCTATTAAGACTCGCTTTCGCTACGCCTCCCCTATTCGGTTAAGCTCGCCACTGAAAATAAGTCGCTGACCCATTATACAAAAGGTACGCAGTCACAGAACAAAGTCTGCTCCCACTGCTTGTACGCATACGGTTTCAGGATCTATTTCACTCCCCTCTCCGGGGTTCTTTTCGCCTTTCCCTCACGGTACTAGTTCACTATCGGTCAGTCAGTAGTATTTAGCCTTGGAGGATGGTCCCCCCATATTCAGACAAAGTTTCTCGTGCTCCGTCCTACTCGATTTCATGACTAAGAGATTTTCGCGTACAGGGCTATCACCCACTATGGCCGCACTTTCCAGAGCGTTCCGCTAATCTCAAAGCCACTTAAGGGCTAGTCCCCGTTCGCTCGCCACTACTAAGGGAATCTCGGTTGATTTCTTTTCCTCAGGGTACTTAGATGTTTCAGTTCCCCTGGTTCGCCTCTTGCACCTATGTATTCAGTACAAGATAACCATCTTATGATGGCTGGGTTCCCCCATTCAGACATCTCCGGATCAAAGTCTGTTTGCCGACTCCCCGAAGCTTTTCGCAGGCTACCACGTCTTTCATCGCCTCTGACTGCCAAGGCATCCACCGTATGCGCTTCTTCACTTGACCATATAACCCCAAGCAATCTGGTTATACTGTGAAGACGACATTCGCCGAAAATTCGAATTTCTCAACTAAGAGAACTCACAAATTTTACCTTAGCCTGATCCGTTACCAGTGAAAGTAACGTTCAGTCTATCTTTCTATCACATACCCAAATTTTTAAAGAACGATCTAATCAAAAGACTAGAAATCAATATTCAGTGCGAATATTCATTTCTAAACTCTCAAACTTC
Coding sequences within:
- a CDS encoding sigma-70 family RNA polymerase sigma factor, whose translation is MSSPELVVQALYGSHHGWLNAWLRARLGNAADAADLAQDTFLRLLQRTERLELKAPRAFLRTIARGLVIDHWRREEIERAYLETIAHLPEGEVPDAESRALVLELLESIARMLEGLKPKVRQAFLLAQCEGLTHKQIAEQLGVSVRSVERYVADALYHCYVLRYES
- a CDS encoding FecR domain-containing protein; this translates as MPVDNLSLARRVEPRQQVVKQAIHWLLRLRNNHGNSRLTRQCEQWRAEHYEHEIAWQRVQSLQAELSSSLRAVPGAQVAFNTLENSAQGLGRRQALKLLSGALLMGSAAWLAKDSAAWQQWSADYATATGERRGFQLPDGTRIELNTASAVDLDYTAQQRLIKLTRGEIIVTCGGADEDAAADRPLRIQNRHGTYAPFDARFILRQEEQCTRLSVTRGRVLVRAGSHSLEALAGQSFLVDQSGLRAAPTPDMDAGAWLDGLIVTRNMRLGDFLAEVGRYRPGYLHCSADIADLRLSGVFRLEDTDRLLAVLPQTLPVQLRYRTRWWVTLERAV
- a CDS encoding TonB-dependent siderophore receptor; this encodes MTVRATCKNPLNFTAESTLLRHAVRAALLTTALGVSVLPSLSLAANTGTEISHRYNIAAGPLGEALNQFARQAGITLAMTPQQTQGQQSPGVQGEYSTDQALSHLLGGSGLEAVSQDGSSYILRPLAESEALALPTTDIKGFALGNALGSMAGYNATHSQIATKTSTALLETSQSVSVVTREQMDDQGSQTVSQAMRYTPGVLTNPYGATHRYDYVAMRGFNDGSVDNIYLDGLKSMGDSGTYSTMQVDPYFLERVDILKGPSSVLYGRSSPGGLVALTSKKPLYEAYHQVQATVGTQGQRGIGFDFSGPVDDDKRIAYRLTGLSDQSDTQFDHNKEKRFALAPTLSIDFSEDTSLTLQAYLQHDPDGGYHGGVPADGTIHQRNGERISPRFFEGEPGIDGYSRDQQSFGYQFEHRFNDVFTARQNFRYLDSKVNMDQVYAYGWTTPTSNELNRYYTGGDERLHAFIVDNMLQAEFFTGATKHTVLMGADYQRRKTVVDWTSGGLAPINAFNPVYGNSAIEMYGETSYLRRLEQTGVYLQDLIEMDKWRFSLGLRQDWVETSDENRIAEAGRPVGTEINDRRTKLTGRAGALYLFDNGLAPYISYSESFNPNSYADSAGNPLAPTDGTQWEVGLKYQPPGTDNLFTASLFRIDQENLATKLPQENFYRAVGAVRSQGLELEAHMQLTDNLKVLGSYTFTDIEYSKSMISTLSTPTDAIENKGNSPTQAPRHMASLWADYKFDSAALDGLRLGGGVRYVGYSWADAENTMKVPSYTLFDASIGYDLGKVGLKGVDVRLNANNLTNESYVASCASLNFCYMGEERNVAATVSYQF
- a CDS encoding PepSY-associated TM helix domain-containing protein yields the protein MRAFLVLLHRYIGLVTAVFLLLAGLTGSVLAFNHELDEWLNPQFYEATSMGERLSPGALVDAVQTAHPKLQVWYMEYPHETGHTALLAAVPRKDPATGQPFDERNQVFYLDPVSAEQKGARYWGECCFQRENFIPFILEFHYNLTLPGNWGLLLMGGVAIAWVIDCFVALWLTLPRGKPFWKKWATAWKVKGGHAYRLNFDLHRAGGLWLWLLLLPIAVSSVAMNLPSQVFKPAVSLFSPIEPSVYEARGRMPANQLGTTQLSYQQAYERALQEGKRLGLTAAIGELYYSFEYNFYGAGFGQHDTDAHGKSWLFFHGTDGRFLGQEIAGQGTLGEQFYRLQLPIHGGRIIGVTGQVMIAVLGVLIAGLSGTGVYIWWCKWQARRSSKSRRTA